A genome region from Nitrospirota bacterium includes the following:
- a CDS encoding response regulator, which yields MRQKIKSAALESDRKQCGSSAAGAESATVLLVDDDPLVRSLVLDMLKEAGYLVLEAAGPGEALRQCERHRGPIHLLLTDVQMPAMNGCQLAEVVKAARKETKVLLMTGYADETMLRYGVQTLGAVCIRKPFLPDSLLSTVQTVLGIGAAASRA from the coding sequence GTGCGTCAAAAAATCAAAAGCGCCGCTCTTGAGAGTGACCGGAAGCAGTGTGGCTCGTCGGCTGCGGGTGCCGAATCGGCAACGGTACTGCTGGTGGATGATGACCCCCTGGTGCGGAGCTTGGTGCTGGACATGCTCAAAGAAGCCGGGTATCTGGTGCTGGAGGCGGCTGGTCCGGGCGAAGCGTTGCGACAGTGTGAACGGCATCGGGGGCCGATCCATCTGTTGCTGACGGATGTGCAGATGCCGGCGATGAACGGCTGCCAGCTTGCCGAAGTCGTGAAAGCCGCTCGGAAGGAGACCAAGGTGCTCCTTATGACCGGCTATGCGGATGAGACCATGCTCCGGTATGGCGTGCAGACCTTGGGCGCGGTCTGTATCCGGAAGCCGTTTCTGCCGGACAGCCTGTTGAGCACGGTGCAGACGGTGTTGGGCATCGGTGCGGCCGCGTCGCGGGCCTGA
- a CDS encoding cupin domain-containing protein, with the protein MGADRRQIEQDWRSRGFSCGLWVDQPGQVWEDYVHDTDELVIVLEGELELEMQGATFRPHIGEEVFIPAHVTHSVRNVGGATARWLYGYKEA; encoded by the coding sequence ATGGGTGCAGATCGTAGGCAGATCGAGCAGGACTGGCGCTCCCGCGGCTTCTCCTGCGGCCTCTGGGTTGACCAGCCGGGGCAAGTGTGGGAAGACTATGTGCACGACACGGACGAGTTGGTGATAGTGTTGGAAGGGGAGTTGGAGCTGGAGATGCAAGGCGCGACGTTCCGCCCACACATTGGAGAGGAAGTCTTCATTCCGGCCCACGTCACCCATTCGGTGCGCAACGTGGGCGGGGCCACAGCCCGGTGGCTCTATGGGTATAAAGAAGCGTGA